One stretch of Schlesneria sp. DSM 10557 DNA includes these proteins:
- a CDS encoding uracil-DNA glycosylase, with protein MERRLTPKQQQLAWAKLNNQIVGCERCPRLRTYCQEVAQQKRAAYRDWEYWGLPVPNFGDPSARLVIVGLAPAAHGGNRTGRVFTGDRSGDWLYRALHKAGFANQATATHRNDGLKLIDCAITNPCHCAPPDNKPTKDEIANCSEWIARTLTLLPVQVIVALGQTAWTNVIAQAITQRWLPPKGPRPKFGHGKEVPMLDDRGWIIGCFHPSPRNTFTGRLTEPMLDAVFTQARHRLESFRP; from the coding sequence ATGGAACGACGCCTGACGCCAAAACAACAGCAATTAGCCTGGGCCAAACTCAATAACCAGATCGTGGGCTGCGAACGCTGCCCGCGGCTACGGACGTATTGCCAGGAGGTCGCTCAGCAGAAGCGGGCTGCCTACCGCGATTGGGAATACTGGGGGCTGCCAGTGCCCAACTTCGGCGATCCATCCGCCCGACTCGTCATCGTGGGGTTAGCGCCTGCCGCACACGGTGGCAATCGAACCGGCCGCGTCTTCACAGGAGACCGCAGTGGCGACTGGCTGTACCGCGCTCTTCACAAAGCCGGGTTTGCAAATCAGGCGACCGCCACACATCGAAATGACGGACTGAAGCTGATTGACTGTGCAATCACCAATCCGTGCCACTGTGCTCCACCCGACAACAAGCCAACGAAGGATGAGATCGCCAATTGTTCGGAGTGGATCGCACGGACGCTGACTCTGTTACCCGTTCAAGTCATCGTCGCCCTCGGTCAGACCGCGTGGACCAACGTGATCGCTCAGGCGATCACCCAACGCTGGCTGCCCCCCAAGGGTCCACGACCGAAATTCGGTCACGGCAAGGAAGTCCCGATGCTCGACGACCGGGGCTGGATCATTGGATGCTTCCATCCCAGTCCCCGCAACACATTCACGGGACGACTCACAGAACCGATGCTCGATGCGGTTTTCACCCAGGCCCGACACCGCCTCGAGAGCTTCCGCCCATGA
- the atpB gene encoding F0F1 ATP synthase subunit A: MDPFHHVRDGQVWELPRFVLDLLGRGEHLVLPGRWTKYMVLQIVAAVLVFLVFRGLAGRVKNGTPVKGGFWNFWEMLALYVRDEIVRPSIGYPHDDHHDGHGNADHAHADHGNSHTSHGSPAVVLSQSHSGADAVLAGGHVALTPSGYAAVDVSHPADKFLPYVWSVFFYILFCNLLGAIPLLGSPTADINVTGMLAAVTFLHVVFFGSQKSGFGGFLKSLVPHMDLPGPIAVLLLPLIWIIEAGGLLIKHGVLAVRLFANIMAGHTVLGVFLGFIAVVDGFLWNLVTPASILAQVGVGLLELFVAFLQAYVFALLTSLFISAAVNPH, from the coding sequence ATGGATCCATTTCATCACGTACGAGACGGTCAAGTCTGGGAATTGCCCCGGTTTGTTCTCGATCTGCTTGGTCGCGGTGAGCACCTGGTGCTCCCGGGGCGATGGACCAAGTATATGGTCTTGCAGATCGTGGCTGCCGTTCTGGTCTTTCTTGTGTTCCGGGGGCTCGCTGGACGGGTCAAGAACGGTACGCCAGTTAAGGGTGGCTTCTGGAACTTCTGGGAAATGCTGGCGCTGTATGTTCGTGACGAGATCGTCCGACCATCGATTGGCTACCCCCACGACGATCATCATGATGGTCACGGCAACGCAGATCATGCTCATGCGGATCACGGAAATTCTCACACTTCACACGGCAGTCCGGCGGTCGTACTCAGTCAGTCACACTCCGGTGCTGACGCAGTACTCGCGGGTGGTCATGTCGCCTTGACCCCTTCGGGCTATGCGGCGGTTGATGTCAGTCATCCTGCCGATAAATTTCTGCCCTATGTCTGGAGTGTCTTTTTCTACATTCTGTTCTGTAACCTGCTCGGGGCGATCCCGTTGCTCGGTTCACCGACGGCAGATATTAATGTCACAGGAATGCTTGCTGCGGTGACATTCCTGCATGTGGTCTTTTTCGGTTCTCAAAAGTCAGGCTTCGGTGGCTTCCTGAAGTCACTTGTGCCTCATATGGATCTGCCCGGTCCGATCGCGGTCCTCCTGTTGCCGTTGATCTGGATCATCGAAGCTGGTGGTCTGCTGATCAAGCACGGTGTTCTGGCTGTTCGATTGTTTGCGAACATCATGGCCGGTCACACAGTGCTGGGTGTCTTCCTGGGCTTTATTGCAGTCGTGGATGGGTTCTTGTGGAACCTGGTCACGCCTGCCAGTATCCTCGCTCAGGTGGGTGTCGGTTTGCTGGAACTGTTCGTGGCGTTCCTTCAAGCCTATGTGTTTGCTTTGTTGACGTCGTTATTCATCAGTGCGGCAGTGAATCCTCACTAA
- the atpF gene encoding F0F1 ATP synthase subunit B produces MFRIISQFVAVAMVCVALHAPQVAFAADPVHADAHGDAAHTPDGAHGDAHAEGGHGEHGGLPMTFSKDLAFFSLITFAVYLVVLRVGAWGPLRAGLSERERGIQQNIADAEVSRTKAEALLKEHELKLAKVQEEVREILAEARRDAEHTKQEILATAQKEADASRQRAIADIERSRDQALTELFDFVSTNVVNATENVIGRSLSGDDHDRLVKEALSQINVRRN; encoded by the coding sequence ATGTTTCGGATCATCTCGCAATTTGTTGCTGTGGCCATGGTGTGCGTTGCGTTGCATGCACCTCAGGTTGCATTCGCGGCGGATCCTGTCCATGCGGATGCACATGGAGACGCGGCGCATACTCCTGACGGTGCCCATGGTGACGCACACGCTGAGGGCGGGCACGGGGAGCACGGCGGGTTGCCAATGACATTCAGCAAGGATCTTGCTTTTTTCTCATTGATTACCTTTGCCGTTTACCTGGTCGTGCTTCGAGTCGGTGCCTGGGGGCCACTCAGGGCAGGTTTGAGCGAGCGGGAACGAGGCATTCAGCAGAACATTGCTGACGCCGAAGTATCTCGCACCAAAGCCGAGGCACTGCTCAAAGAACACGAACTGAAGCTTGCCAAGGTGCAGGAAGAAGTCCGTGAGATCCTGGCGGAAGCCCGCCGGGATGCTGAGCACACCAAGCAAGAGATTCTTGCAACGGCCCAGAAGGAAGCAGACGCTTCGCGGCAGCGGGCGATTGCCGACATCGAGCGATCACGCGATCAGGCGTTGACGGAATTGTTCGACTTCGTGTCAACCAACGTCGTCAACGCAACCGAGAATGTGATTGGTCGGAGCCTTTCTGGCGATGACCATGATCGTCTCGTGAAAGAAGCACTGTCACAAATTAATGTTCGGCGGAACTAG
- a CDS encoding AtpZ/AtpI family protein: MTQSDNDRDGRSAVARGYVLATRVTSIGMQMAFPSLVGWWLDTQFNTGPWLLVLGAALGFAVSMLELLRLVKDMNSRV, translated from the coding sequence ATGACGCAGAGCGATAATGATCGCGATGGTCGCAGTGCAGTTGCTCGGGGTTACGTTCTGGCGACGAGGGTGACGTCCATCGGGATGCAGATGGCATTTCCTTCGTTAGTCGGCTGGTGGCTGGATACTCAGTTCAATACGGGTCCGTGGTTGCTGGTGCTGGGTGCCGCTCTCGGTTTTGCTGTATCGATGCTCGAGTTGCTTCGGCTGGTGAAGGATATGAATTCCAGGGTCTGA
- the atpC gene encoding ATP synthase F1 subunit epsilon, with amino-acid sequence MAGGDKLRLIVVTPERTLLDEPVASLRFPLYDGDIGILPGRIPLIGRLGTGALRVRTTAGETVYFIDGGFVQVQGPVITLLTNRAVPAQDLSTAEAEKQLAEAIARPAKTDEEVAVKFADQQRARKILAITNPANS; translated from the coding sequence ATGGCTGGTGGCGACAAATTGCGACTGATCGTCGTGACTCCCGAGCGAACTTTGCTCGATGAGCCTGTCGCTTCGCTCCGTTTTCCGTTGTACGACGGTGATATCGGCATCCTGCCGGGGCGAATTCCACTGATCGGACGACTCGGAACTGGGGCGCTCCGCGTGCGAACCACGGCAGGCGAAACTGTCTACTTCATTGACGGTGGATTCGTTCAGGTACAGGGACCGGTCATCACGCTGCTGACGAATCGAGCGGTCCCGGCTCAGGACCTGTCGACTGCAGAAGCGGAGAAGCAACTCGCGGAAGCGATTGCCCGTCCCGCCAAGACAGATGAAGAAGTGGCTGTGAAGTTCGCAGACCAGCAGCGGGCACGAAAGATTCTCGCAATCACCAATCCTGCCAACTCCTGA
- the atpA gene encoding F0F1 ATP synthase subunit alpha gives MKFNAGEIASVIKTEIEGFRGQIQTSEVGHVVEVGDGIARVYGLSTAMAGEMVEFTKSGVRGQVFNLEENSVGVIILGDYLKITEGEEVRTTGALLSVPVGESLIGRVIDPLGNPLDGKGPVLTTETRPLETTAPGVAGRQPVKQPLQTGIKAVDAMTPVGRGQRELIIGDRKTGKTAVAIDAIINQKGGDVICVYVSCGQRASSTAGVVEALTKAGAMDYTIVVSASASDPAPLQYIAPYAGASIAEFFMYQGKHTLVVYDDLTRQATAYRQLSLLMRRPPGREAYPGDVFYCHSRLLERAAKLSDELGGGSMTALPIIETLEGEVSAYIPTNVISITDGQIYLEPDLFFKGVRPAINVGISVSRVGGNAQTKAMKKVAGSLRLDLAAFRELEAFAQLGTELDKATQQQLDRGYRMVELLKQPQFQPLNAADQVMSIYAGSKGYFDKVPVPRVQEAESNLLQFMREEKSEVRDALIKGGALDDATEGALKKALEEWRDRWQATQAKA, from the coding sequence ATGAAATTCAACGCGGGCGAGATCGCTTCAGTCATCAAGACGGAAATTGAAGGCTTTCGCGGACAAATACAAACCAGTGAAGTCGGCCATGTCGTCGAGGTCGGTGACGGCATCGCGCGGGTCTATGGCTTATCGACAGCCATGGCTGGCGAAATGGTCGAGTTCACCAAGAGCGGCGTTCGCGGCCAGGTGTTCAACCTGGAAGAGAACTCCGTCGGTGTGATCATCCTCGGTGACTACCTGAAGATCACTGAAGGTGAAGAAGTCCGTACGACTGGCGCACTTCTGTCGGTTCCTGTCGGGGAAAGCCTGATTGGTCGCGTAATCGATCCATTGGGTAATCCGCTCGACGGCAAGGGTCCTGTGCTGACCACCGAAACCCGTCCGCTGGAAACAACGGCACCAGGCGTCGCCGGACGTCAGCCGGTCAAGCAGCCGCTGCAGACCGGGATCAAGGCTGTTGACGCCATGACCCCTGTCGGTCGTGGTCAGCGAGAATTGATCATTGGTGACCGAAAGACGGGCAAGACAGCCGTCGCCATCGACGCGATCATTAACCAGAAGGGCGGCGACGTCATCTGTGTTTATGTGTCGTGCGGTCAGCGAGCCAGCTCGACAGCCGGTGTGGTGGAAGCTCTGACCAAGGCCGGGGCGATGGATTACACCATCGTCGTGAGTGCCTCGGCCAGCGATCCTGCTCCACTGCAGTACATCGCTCCTTACGCCGGTGCTTCGATCGCTGAGTTCTTCATGTATCAGGGTAAGCACACCCTGGTCGTGTACGATGACTTGACTCGACAGGCGACTGCCTATCGTCAGTTGTCGTTGCTGATGCGACGCCCACCAGGTCGTGAAGCGTACCCAGGGGACGTGTTCTACTGTCACAGCCGTCTGCTGGAACGTGCCGCCAAGTTGAGCGACGAGCTCGGTGGTGGATCGATGACGGCCCTGCCGATTATCGAAACCCTCGAAGGGGAAGTTTCGGCGTATATCCCGACGAACGTGATTTCGATCACCGACGGTCAGATCTACCTCGAGCCGGATCTGTTCTTCAAGGGTGTTCGGCCCGCCATCAACGTCGGTATCTCCGTCTCCCGCGTCGGTGGTAACGCACAGACGAAGGCGATGAAGAAGGTTGCCGGTAGTCTGCGACTGGACCTGGCAGCGTTCCGTGAGCTGGAAGCATTCGCTCAGCTCGGTACAGAACTCGATAAGGCAACACAGCAGCAGCTTGACCGCGGTTACCGCATGGTTGAACTGTTGAAACAGCCTCAGTTCCAGCCGTTGAACGCAGCAGATCAGGTCATGAGTATCTATGCTGGTTCGAAGGGTTACTTCGACAAGGTACCGGTACCACGCGTTCAGGAAGCAGAAAGCAACCTGCTTCAGTTTATGCGAGAAGAGAAGAGCGAAGTCCGTGACGCCCTCATCAAGGGTGGGGCACTGGATGACGCCACCGAAGGTGCCCTGAAGAAGGCACTGGAAGAATGGCGTGACCGCTGGCAGGCGACCCAGGCAAAAGCGTAA
- the leuD gene encoding 3-isopropylmalate dehydratase small subunit: protein MKSITQVTGTGVPLLLDDIDTDRIIPARFLRCVTFDGLGEHAFEDDRLQDKSHPFDDPRYKSGSVLISGRNFGCGSSREHAPQALMRWGIKAIIAESFAEIFFGNCTTLGIPCVCAARADLDRLNRMVADNPVQLIKVDLMAKQIQAGDLTFPVTILESARSSLTTGNWDFLGQLLEGADAVKSSSAQLPYMNSFKA from the coding sequence ATGAAAAGCATTACTCAGGTAACGGGAACCGGTGTTCCGTTGCTGCTCGACGACATTGATACCGATCGCATCATTCCTGCCCGCTTCCTGCGGTGCGTTACGTTCGACGGACTTGGCGAGCATGCCTTTGAAGACGATCGATTGCAGGACAAGTCCCACCCGTTTGACGATCCACGATACAAGTCAGGCTCAGTCCTGATCAGTGGTCGCAACTTTGGCTGTGGCTCTTCCCGTGAGCACGCTCCACAGGCTCTGATGCGCTGGGGAATCAAGGCGATTATCGCCGAATCCTTTGCCGAGATTTTCTTCGGTAACTGCACGACTCTGGGCATCCCCTGTGTCTGTGCTGCTCGTGCCGACCTGGATCGACTGAATCGCATGGTGGCGGACAACCCCGTGCAGTTGATCAAGGTGGACCTGATGGCTAAGCAGATCCAGGCAGGGGACCTGACGTTCCCCGTGACGATCCTCGAAAGTGCAAGATCCTCACTGACCACGGGCAACTGGGACTTTCTCGGTCAACTTCTCGAAGGAGCTGACGCCGTGAAGTCGTCCTCTGCGCAGTTGCCCTACATGAATTCCTTTAAGGCCTGA
- the atpG gene encoding ATP synthase F1 subunit gamma, producing the protein MAKARAIIKRLKAVRNVRKITRTMELVATARFKKAMDRATQAAAYTRKISEIVADLSSTLQEGASGFTHPLLQQRDTERKSILLVITSNRGLCGGYNGGVLRHAQARIRQAKADQIPLDIEVSGKRGIGFFKFQKISTALSYTHFEDKPTFDEVDVLAKRYVDLFIRGEIDRLDVAYTRFETMARQKAVIETLLPIGKLEGAAAAPSGKPSIEYEFLPSPKEILEEIVPASFKARLFKCFLDAAVSEQIARMVAMKSATDNADEMIRTIRAQYNRARQSQITSELSEIIGGAAALE; encoded by the coding sequence ATGGCAAAAGCACGTGCGATCATCAAGCGGTTAAAAGCCGTTCGCAACGTCCGCAAGATCACGCGGACGATGGAACTGGTTGCGACCGCACGCTTCAAAAAGGCAATGGATCGAGCGACACAAGCCGCTGCTTACACACGCAAGATTTCTGAAATTGTGGCGGATCTTTCGAGCACACTTCAGGAAGGCGCGTCAGGATTCACTCATCCACTGCTGCAACAACGGGATACCGAACGAAAAAGTATCCTTTTGGTCATCACATCCAATCGCGGGTTGTGTGGCGGTTACAACGGGGGGGTGTTGCGGCACGCTCAAGCACGCATCCGCCAGGCCAAAGCGGATCAGATTCCGCTGGACATTGAAGTGTCCGGCAAGCGAGGGATCGGCTTCTTCAAGTTCCAGAAGATTTCGACGGCGCTCAGCTATACGCATTTCGAAGATAAGCCGACATTCGATGAAGTCGACGTGCTGGCAAAGCGGTACGTGGACCTGTTCATCCGGGGCGAGATTGACCGGTTGGACGTGGCTTACACCCGGTTTGAAACCATGGCCCGGCAGAAGGCCGTGATTGAGACCTTGCTGCCGATCGGAAAGCTGGAAGGGGCGGCCGCCGCACCCTCTGGCAAACCAAGCATCGAGTACGAATTTCTGCCATCACCCAAAGAAATTCTGGAAGAGATTGTCCCGGCGTCATTCAAGGCGCGGCTGTTCAAGTGCTTCCTGGATGCCGCTGTGAGTGAGCAGATCGCACGTATGGTGGCGATGAAGAGTGCTACCGACAACGCGGATGAGATGATCCGCACAATCCGTGCTCAGTACAACCGGGCACGTCAATCGCAGATTACATCGGAACTCAGTGAAATCATCGGTGGTGCCGCTGCGTTGGAATAA
- the atpD gene encoding F0F1 ATP synthase subunit beta, translating to MTTGTNIGHVTQIIGSTFDAEFSEASLPGIYNAVKIETEVKGLKLKVTGEVQQHLGGGRVRCVALGSTDGMVRGMEVVDTGAPVSVPVGKATLGRVFNVLGDPIDGRGEVPCEERWAIHRDPPALSDLSSKTELFETGIKVIDLLVPFVRGGKAGLFGGAGLGKTVILTELIARIASAHGGYSVFAGVGERTREGNDLWLEMQEAEIGSTGRHVIDQTAMVFGQMNEPPGARLRVALTALTMAEWFRDATGADTLLFVDNIFRFSQAGSEVSALLGRMPSAVGYQPTLGTELGALQERITSTNRGAITSVQAVYVPADDPTDPAPATAFAHLDAFLYLERRIAEKGLYPAIDPLSSSSRILDPLVVGERHYKIARRVQQILQRYRELQDIIAILGIDELSEEDKLVVHRARRIERFLSQPFLVAEPFTGKKGKITPRDETIESFEELCDGKWDHLPEAAFTYVGGISEAAEQAERMAKA from the coding sequence ATGACGACCGGCACCAATATTGGCCATGTCACACAGATCATCGGATCAACATTTGACGCGGAATTTTCGGAAGCGAGCCTGCCCGGAATTTATAACGCCGTCAAGATTGAGACCGAAGTGAAGGGGCTCAAGCTCAAGGTGACTGGGGAAGTCCAGCAGCACCTGGGTGGCGGTCGAGTCCGGTGTGTGGCACTCGGTTCCACCGACGGTATGGTTCGTGGAATGGAAGTTGTGGATACCGGGGCGCCCGTGAGTGTTCCCGTCGGTAAAGCGACTCTGGGCCGTGTCTTTAACGTGCTCGGCGATCCCATCGACGGCCGTGGTGAAGTTCCCTGTGAAGAACGATGGGCCATTCACCGTGATCCTCCGGCTCTGTCGGACCTCAGCTCCAAGACCGAACTGTTCGAAACCGGTATTAAGGTGATCGACCTGCTGGTTCCATTCGTCCGCGGTGGTAAAGCCGGTCTGTTCGGTGGAGCTGGTCTCGGTAAGACCGTTATTCTGACTGAGTTGATTGCTCGTATCGCCTCGGCTCACGGGGGTTACTCGGTGTTCGCAGGGGTCGGGGAACGAACCCGTGAAGGTAACGACCTCTGGCTGGAAATGCAGGAAGCCGAGATCGGCAGTACTGGCCGTCACGTGATTGATCAGACCGCGATGGTGTTCGGTCAGATGAACGAACCGCCCGGTGCCCGTCTTCGCGTGGCTTTGACCGCTCTGACAATGGCCGAGTGGTTCCGAGATGCAACCGGTGCTGACACCCTGTTGTTCGTCGATAACATTTTCCGATTCTCGCAAGCCGGATCGGAAGTGTCAGCTCTGCTTGGTCGTATGCCGAGTGCCGTGGGTTACCAGCCAACACTGGGTACCGAACTGGGAGCTCTGCAAGAGCGAATCACCTCAACCAATCGTGGTGCGATCACCTCGGTGCAGGCCGTTTACGTTCCTGCAGACGATCCGACCGACCCTGCTCCTGCGACCGCGTTCGCTCACCTGGATGCATTCTTGTATCTCGAACGACGAATCGCTGAAAAAGGGTTGTATCCCGCTATCGATCCGCTGTCTTCGTCGTCACGAATCCTCGACCCGCTGGTCGTGGGTGAACGGCACTACAAGATTGCTCGCCGTGTGCAGCAGATTCTGCAGCGATACCGCGAACTTCAGGACATCATCGCAATTCTCGGTATCGATGAATTGAGCGAAGAAGACAAACTGGTTGTGCACCGAGCACGTCGTATCGAACGATTCCTCTCGCAGCCGTTCCTCGTTGCTGAGCCATTCACCGGCAAGAAGGGCAAGATTACCCCACGCGACGAAACGATCGAGAGTTTCGAAGAGCTTTGCGACGGCAAGTGGGACCATCTGCCGGAAGCCGCCTTCACTTATGTCGGTGGTATCTCTGAAGCTGCCGAGCAGGCTGAACGTATGGCCAAGGCTTAA
- the atpH gene encoding ATP synthase F1 subunit delta produces the protein MDSQDLRTHISSVLEDPRAQSVAKVYSHAYLESAEKAGGIPAALEELGSFVTDVLQQNPEFDQMLRAQGLSVEAKLQLLEKVVVPRSTPLFADFIRVVANHDRLSLVPLIHDAAVREAEQRLNQQRVQVTSAAELSTETLDAIRSSLATALSKQPILETRVDPSLLGGMTIRVGDTVYDGSLKTQVKQLRVRLRERCLNEIQRGRDRFSHQDGN, from the coding sequence GTGGATTCGCAAGATCTCCGCACTCACATCTCCTCCGTGTTAGAAGACCCACGTGCCCAGTCGGTGGCGAAGGTCTACTCACACGCCTATCTCGAATCTGCCGAGAAAGCAGGCGGGATTCCTGCGGCACTGGAAGAACTCGGGTCGTTCGTCACAGACGTACTGCAACAGAACCCCGAGTTTGACCAAATGCTGCGGGCGCAGGGGTTGAGCGTCGAAGCGAAGCTGCAACTGCTTGAAAAAGTTGTGGTTCCGCGATCGACCCCACTATTCGCAGATTTTATTCGCGTTGTCGCAAATCACGATCGACTGAGTCTCGTCCCGCTGATTCATGATGCTGCCGTCCGCGAGGCCGAGCAACGCCTGAATCAGCAGCGAGTGCAGGTCACGAGTGCCGCAGAGCTCTCTACCGAGACGCTCGATGCCATTCGCAGTTCGTTGGCGACAGCATTGTCAAAACAGCCGATTCTGGAAACGCGGGTCGACCCATCTCTCCTCGGCGGGATGACGATTCGTGTTGGCGATACCGTCTATGACGGTTCCTTGAAAACTCAAGTAAAACAACTTCGCGTTCGTTTGCGCGAGAGGTGTCTGAATGAAATTCAACGCGGGCGAGATCGCTTCAGTCATCAAGACGGAAATTGA
- a CDS encoding MFS transporter: MSAPAPSTSAEPLRLTSTQWLICIIAAIGFAFDIYELLMLPLVIAPALKELGNITPANKELFAFWFGLLFYVPAVCGGIFGLLGGYLTDRLGRRRVLTWSILLYAFSAFAAGYSTNLPMLLFFRTTTFIGVCIEFVAAVAWLAELFDNPTQREKVLGYTQAFSSIGGLLVAIANGLILVYAGKLPQIVLPGFLNLFGGEIADPHAAWRYTLMSGIIPAIPLIIIRPFLPESPTWAQKKAAGTLRRPSIAELFSAELRTTTLVTTAMFACSYGVAFGAIQQMPQIVGGIDAVKAEMETRASAAKEKALASAAGQEDAADKAKAAAGQAAGKARQEKAAEYTKAQEIGGLVGRFALAALVVVFASRRNLLRVFLIPGLILTPLIFIAFAQGKDTTFFSADISWIPGFHGLHISLLGIGIFLAGFFTVAQFSFWGNYLPHAYPMHLRGTGESFAANIGGRMIGTPFAAVTQYLALQSFVPGASPEAKTAYVAAGVAGTLFLLNLILSCFLPEPKPEHD; encoded by the coding sequence ATGTCCGCTCCCGCCCCGTCTACTTCTGCTGAGCCGCTTCGACTGACCAGTACGCAATGGCTGATCTGTATTATCGCGGCAATTGGATTCGCATTCGATATCTACGAACTCTTGATGCTGCCGCTCGTCATTGCGCCTGCGTTGAAAGAGCTCGGCAATATTACACCCGCCAATAAAGAACTCTTCGCGTTCTGGTTCGGCTTGCTGTTCTATGTTCCTGCCGTTTGCGGGGGGATCTTCGGCCTGCTGGGTGGTTATCTGACAGACCGGCTTGGCCGCCGCCGTGTCTTAACCTGGAGTATCCTGCTCTACGCGTTCTCCGCATTTGCAGCGGGATATTCAACCAACTTGCCAATGCTGCTTTTCTTCCGCACGACGACGTTCATCGGTGTCTGTATCGAGTTCGTGGCCGCTGTCGCCTGGCTGGCAGAACTTTTCGACAACCCGACACAGCGCGAAAAGGTACTTGGCTATACCCAGGCGTTCTCGTCCATTGGGGGATTGCTGGTCGCGATTGCTAACGGACTGATTCTTGTCTACGCCGGCAAGTTGCCGCAGATCGTTTTGCCTGGATTCTTAAATCTGTTCGGTGGGGAAATCGCTGATCCACACGCCGCATGGAGATACACGCTGATGTCCGGTATTATTCCGGCCATCCCTCTGATCATCATCCGCCCATTTCTTCCCGAGTCCCCCACGTGGGCCCAGAAGAAAGCTGCTGGAACACTGCGTCGCCCCAGTATTGCTGAGCTGTTCTCTGCCGAACTGCGAACCACGACTCTCGTGACGACCGCCATGTTTGCCTGCAGCTACGGAGTCGCTTTCGGTGCGATTCAGCAGATGCCACAGATCGTCGGTGGAATCGATGCCGTGAAAGCAGAAATGGAGACACGCGCCAGCGCGGCAAAAGAAAAAGCCCTTGCCAGCGCAGCAGGCCAGGAGGACGCCGCGGATAAAGCCAAGGCAGCCGCTGGTCAAGCCGCCGGCAAGGCTCGCCAGGAGAAAGCCGCCGAGTACACGAAGGCCCAGGAAATTGGAGGTCTTGTCGGCCGTTTTGCCCTGGCAGCGCTTGTGGTCGTCTTCGCCAGCCGCAGGAACCTGCTCCGTGTCTTCCTGATTCCAGGACTGATCCTCACGCCGCTGATCTTCATCGCGTTCGCTCAAGGGAAAGACACGACTTTCTTCAGCGCCGATATCAGTTGGATCCCCGGGTTCCACGGATTACATATCTCGTTGCTGGGAATCGGGATTTTCCTTGCCGGATTCTTCACCGTAGCCCAGTTCAGCTTCTGGGGTAACTACCTGCCGCATGCCTATCCGATGCACCTGCGTGGCACTGGTGAGAGCTTCGCCGCGAACATTGGCGGCCGGATGATTGGAACGCCATTCGCCGCCGTCACGCAATATCTTGCACTTCAATCATTTGTTCCCGGAGCATCACCGGAAGCCAAGACCGCCTATGTCGCTGCGGGGGTGGCTGGCACGTTGTTCCTCCTCAATCTCATTCTGTCGTGCTTCCTGCCAGAACCGAAGCCCGAGCACGACTGA
- the atpE gene encoding ATP synthase F0 subunit C: MSQNLRVLCYGIALVFAFAAPAFAAEGGAGGIHFSAAFGAAVVICGAAYGIGRIGVAAVEGMARQPEVAGSIQTAMIIAAALIEGATFFALIVCMLNNTGYRPYIAQ, translated from the coding sequence GTGAGTCAGAATCTGCGAGTGTTGTGCTACGGTATCGCTTTGGTTTTCGCTTTCGCCGCGCCCGCTTTCGCCGCTGAAGGTGGTGCTGGTGGAATTCACTTTTCCGCTGCTTTCGGTGCCGCTGTTGTGATCTGTGGTGCTGCTTACGGTATCGGCCGTATCGGTGTTGCCGCTGTCGAAGGGATGGCTCGTCAGCCAGAAGTCGCTGGCAGCATCCAGACCGCCATGATCATTGCAGCCGCTCTGATCGAAGGTGCGACGTTCTTCGCCCTGATCGTCTGCATGCTCAACAACACTGGCTACCGTCCTTACATCGCTCAGTGA